In Cinclus cinclus chromosome 13, bCinCin1.1, whole genome shotgun sequence, a genomic segment contains:
- the UNC45A gene encoding protein unc-45 homolog A isoform X2, giving the protein MEEPVSRDWRDRSGRVPVPGGARPGSPCPGSIPGQPPVRSPGPCSTGAHRQVTAEQLRARGNALFQAGDHGAALAAYTEALSLSDAASERAVLHRNRAACYLKLEDYIKAEADATKAIEADGRDVKALFRRSQALQQLGRLDQAVSDLQRCVSLEPRNKAFQEALRALGSSMQEKMKAMSCTDSKVEQMFQILLDLDEKDADKKQKAAQNLIVLAREEAGAEKIFQSDGVRLLMQLLDTAKADLMLAALRTLVGLCSGHRSRTTAILAELGAPRLAAVLGVEHEQVSLAACNLLHVMFDSLKEGLQKDFRGKEDALVLDSSRDLKLLIKHLLELLVLEGASAHGRDNALNLLIKVVPRKSPKETNNSLSLWVIDQGLKKILEVGSTVCGSLGSLPVTENTRMSTSVLLSKLYEDLKCDAERENFHHLCEDYVRSWFEGHELLGKLRAIQTVSCLLQGPSDAGNRVLELEGIMDSVLSLCASVCEAHQLVAVEALIHAADKAKRASFITANGVNLLKEIYKHSERDSIRIRALVGLCKLGSAGGTDFSMKQFAEGSTMKLAKQCRKWLCNEAIDAGTRRWAVEGLAYLTFDADVKEEFVEDKAAMQAMFHLAKSEDRSVLYAVASTLVNCTNSYDHEEPDPQMLELAKYAKQHIPEQHPKDKPEFVKRRVRKLLTAGVVSALACMVKSENPALTSSCRELISRVFLALVEEAEDRGGVVAQGGGKALIPLSLEGTEVGQTKAAQALAKITITSNPEMAFPGERIYEVVRPLVSLLHLQRTGLENFEGLMALTNLAGISERLRQKILKERAVPMIEGYMFEEHELIRLAATECMCNMAMSKEVKAGMDWGLCWVAGPPHPHPIPPLSPVQVQEMFLAEGSDRLKLMVLYSGEEDEKLRRAASGTLAMLTALHPPICKRIPQVAWAAGPRAAGVGAAAAAGGGTGRGAHAGRGSGRVAFGQRQRGRRPVRVGLERVRAAGSALQSAGRGASPG; this is encoded by the exons ATGGAGGAGCCGGTGAGCAGAGACTGGCGGGACCGGAGCGGGCGGGTCCCCGTCCCGGGGGGTGCTCGTCCCGGGTCTCCCTGTCctggatccatccctgggcagccGCCCGTGCGGAGCCCAGGGCCGTGTTCCACCGGTGCCCATCGGCAGGTGACTGCAGAGCAGCTTCGGGCGCGGGGTAACGCGCTGTTCCAGGCGGGGGATCACGGAGCCGCCCTCGCTGCCTACACGGAAGCTTTGAGCTTGAGCGACGCGGCGTCGGAGCGCGCCGTGCTGCACCGCAACCGGGCCGCGTGTTACCTGAAGCTG GAGGATTACATCAAGGCAGAGGCTGATGCAACCAAAG CCATCGAAGCTGACGGCCGGGATGTGAAGGCACTGTTCCGCCGCAGccaggccctgcagcagctgggccgCCTGGACCAGGCCGTCAGTGACCTGCAACGCTGTGTGAGCCTGGAGCCCAGGAACAAGGCCTTCCAGGAGGCCCTGCGTGCGCTGGGCAGCAGCATGCAGGAGAAG ATGAAGGCCATGTCCTGCACAGACTCGAAAGTAGAGCAGATGTTCCAGATCTTGCTGGATCTTGATGAAAAGGATGCAGACAAGAAGCAGAAA GCTGCACAGAACTTGATCGTGCTGGCACGagaagaggctggagcagagaagATCTTCCAGAGTGATGGTGTGCGGCTGCTGATGCAGCTGCTGGACACGGCCAAGGCTGACCTGATGCTGGCAGCCCTGCGCACACTGGTGGGGCTGTGCTCCGGCCACCGCTCTCGT ACCACAGCCATCTTGGCAGAACTGGGGGCACCCCGTcttgcagcagtgctgggtgtggAGCATGAGCAGGTGTCCCTGGCTGCCTGCAACCTGCTGCACGTGATGTTTGATTCCCTGAAGGAGGGGCTGCAGAAGGACTTCCGTGGGAAGGAGGATGCATTAGTGCTGG ATTCCTCCAGGGACCTGAAACTGCTGATCAAGCACCTCCTGGAGCTGCTAGTGCTGGAAGGGGCCTCAGCGCACGGCCGTGACAACGCCCTCAACTTGCTCATCAAGGTGGTGCCTAGGAAGTCACCAAAAGAGACCAACAACAGCCTGAGCCTCTGGGTGATTGACCAGG GCCTGAAGAAGATCCTGGAGGTGGGCAGCACAGTGTGTGGCAGCTTGGGCAGCCTGCCCGTGACAGAGAACACCCGGATGAGTACTTCTGTTCTGCTGAGCAAACTGTATGAGGACCTGAAGTGTGATGCTGAGAGGGAAAACTTCCACCATCTGTGTGAGGACTATGTGAG GAGCTGGTTCGAGGGGCACGAGCTGCTGGGAAAGCTACGGGCCATTCAGACAGTGTCGTGCCTGCTGCAGGGTCCCTCGGATGCAGGGAAcagggtgctggagctggaggggaTCATGGACAGTGTGCTgtctctctgtgcctctgtctGTGAGGCCCACCAGCTGGTAGCAGTGGAGGCACTGATCCACGCAGCTGACAAGGCCAAGCGCGCCTCCTTCATCACGGCCAATGGTGTCAACCTGCTCAAGGAGATCTACAAGCACAGCGAGAGGGACAGTATCCGCATTCGTGCACTCGTG GGGCTCTGCAAGCTGGGATCTGCTGGTGGCACAGACTTCAGCATGAAGCAGTTTGCCGAGGGATCCACCATGAAGCTGGCCAAGCAGTGTCGCAA GTGGCTCTGCAATGAGGCCATCGATGCGGGCACACGGCGCTGGGCTGTAGAGGGCCTGGCCTACCTCACCTTCGATGCAGATGTCAAGGAGGAGTTTGTGGAGGACAAGGCAGCGATGCAGGCCATGTTCCACCTGGCCAAG TCAGAGGACAGGAGTGTGCTCTATGCTGTTGCCTCCACACTGGTGAACTGCACCAACAGCTACGACCATGAGGAGCCAGACCCGCAGATGCTGGAACTGGCCAAGTATGCCaagcagcacatcccagagcagcacccCAAG GACAAGCCCGAGTTTGTGAAGCGGCGGGTGCGGAAGTTGCTGACAGCTGGCGTGGTGTCAGCTCTGGCCTGCATGGTGAAGAGCGAGAACCCGGCGCTCACCAGCTCCTGTCGGGAGCTGATCTCCAG AGTGTTCCTGGCGCTGGTGGAGGAGGCAGAAGACCGGGGTGGTGTGGTTGCTCAGGGAGGAGGCAAG GCTCTGATTCCACTGTCCCTGGAGGGTACTGAGGTGGGGCAGACCAAGGCAGCACAGGCCCTAGCAAAGATCACCATCACCTCCAACCCAGAGATGGCATTCCCTGGGGAGCGG ATCTATGAGGTGGTGCGGCCCCTGGTCAGCCTCCTGCACCTGCAGCGTACAGGCCTGGAGAACTTTGAGGGGTTGATGGCCTTGACCAACCTGGCTGGCATCAGTGAGAGGCTGCG GCAGAAAATCCTGAAAGAGCGGGCTGTGCCCATGATTGAGGGGTACATGTTTGAGGAGCATGAGCTGATCCGGCTAGCCGCAACTGAGTGCATGTGCAACATGGCCATGAGCAAGGAGGTGAAGGCGGGAATGGACTGGGGTCTGTGCTGGGTTGCTGGACCACCCCATCCCCACCCAATCCCTCCTCTATCCCCTGTGCAGGTGCAGGAGATgttcctggctgagggcagtgACCGGCTGAAGCTGATGGTCCTGTACAGTGGGGAAGAGGATGAGAAGCTGCGGCGGGCAGCGTCGGGGACCCTGGCCATGCTGACTGCCTTGCATCCCCCCATCTGCAAGCGGATTCCCCAGGTG
- the UNC45A gene encoding protein unc-45 homolog A isoform X8: MEEPVSRDWRDRSGRVPVPGGARPGSPCPGSIPGQPPVRSPGPCSTGAHRQVTAEQLRARGNALFQAGDHGAALAAYTEALSLSDAASERAVLHRNRAACYLKLEDYIKAEADATKAIEADGRDVKALFRRSQALQQLGRLDQAVSDLQRCVSLEPRNKAFQEALRALGSSMQEKMKAMSCTDSKVEQMFQILLDLDEKDADKKQKAAQNLIVLAREEAGAEKIFQSDGVRLLMQLLDTAKADLMLAALRTLVGLCSGHRSRTTAILAELGAPRLAAVLGVEHEQVSLAACNLLHVMFDSLKEGLQKDFRGKEDALVLDSSRDLKLLIKHLLELLVLEGASAHGRDNALNLLIKVVPRKSPKETNNSLSLWVIDQGLKKILEVGSTVCGSLGSLPVTENTRMSTSVLLSKLYEDLKCDAERENFHHLCEDYVRSWFEGHELLGKLRAIQTVSCLLQGPSDAGNRVLELEGIMDSVLSLCASVCEAHQLVAVEALIHAADKAKRASFITANGVNLLKEIYKHSERDSIRIRALVGLCKLGSAGGTDFSMKQFAEGSTMKLAKQCRKWLCNEAIDAGTRRWAVEGLAYLTFDADVKEEFVEDKAAMQAMFHLAKSEDRSVLYAVASTLVNCTNSYDHEEPDPQMLELAKYAKQHIPEQHPKDKPEFVKRRVRKLLTAGVVSALACMVKSENPALTSSCRELISRVFLALVEEAEDRGGVVAQGGGKALIPLSLEGTEVGQTKAAQALAKITITSNPEMAFPGERSHVFCLHRSMRWCGPWSASCTCSVQAWRTLRG; encoded by the exons ATGGAGGAGCCGGTGAGCAGAGACTGGCGGGACCGGAGCGGGCGGGTCCCCGTCCCGGGGGGTGCTCGTCCCGGGTCTCCCTGTCctggatccatccctgggcagccGCCCGTGCGGAGCCCAGGGCCGTGTTCCACCGGTGCCCATCGGCAGGTGACTGCAGAGCAGCTTCGGGCGCGGGGTAACGCGCTGTTCCAGGCGGGGGATCACGGAGCCGCCCTCGCTGCCTACACGGAAGCTTTGAGCTTGAGCGACGCGGCGTCGGAGCGCGCCGTGCTGCACCGCAACCGGGCCGCGTGTTACCTGAAGCTG GAGGATTACATCAAGGCAGAGGCTGATGCAACCAAAG CCATCGAAGCTGACGGCCGGGATGTGAAGGCACTGTTCCGCCGCAGccaggccctgcagcagctgggccgCCTGGACCAGGCCGTCAGTGACCTGCAACGCTGTGTGAGCCTGGAGCCCAGGAACAAGGCCTTCCAGGAGGCCCTGCGTGCGCTGGGCAGCAGCATGCAGGAGAAG ATGAAGGCCATGTCCTGCACAGACTCGAAAGTAGAGCAGATGTTCCAGATCTTGCTGGATCTTGATGAAAAGGATGCAGACAAGAAGCAGAAA GCTGCACAGAACTTGATCGTGCTGGCACGagaagaggctggagcagagaagATCTTCCAGAGTGATGGTGTGCGGCTGCTGATGCAGCTGCTGGACACGGCCAAGGCTGACCTGATGCTGGCAGCCCTGCGCACACTGGTGGGGCTGTGCTCCGGCCACCGCTCTCGT ACCACAGCCATCTTGGCAGAACTGGGGGCACCCCGTcttgcagcagtgctgggtgtggAGCATGAGCAGGTGTCCCTGGCTGCCTGCAACCTGCTGCACGTGATGTTTGATTCCCTGAAGGAGGGGCTGCAGAAGGACTTCCGTGGGAAGGAGGATGCATTAGTGCTGG ATTCCTCCAGGGACCTGAAACTGCTGATCAAGCACCTCCTGGAGCTGCTAGTGCTGGAAGGGGCCTCAGCGCACGGCCGTGACAACGCCCTCAACTTGCTCATCAAGGTGGTGCCTAGGAAGTCACCAAAAGAGACCAACAACAGCCTGAGCCTCTGGGTGATTGACCAGG GCCTGAAGAAGATCCTGGAGGTGGGCAGCACAGTGTGTGGCAGCTTGGGCAGCCTGCCCGTGACAGAGAACACCCGGATGAGTACTTCTGTTCTGCTGAGCAAACTGTATGAGGACCTGAAGTGTGATGCTGAGAGGGAAAACTTCCACCATCTGTGTGAGGACTATGTGAG GAGCTGGTTCGAGGGGCACGAGCTGCTGGGAAAGCTACGGGCCATTCAGACAGTGTCGTGCCTGCTGCAGGGTCCCTCGGATGCAGGGAAcagggtgctggagctggaggggaTCATGGACAGTGTGCTgtctctctgtgcctctgtctGTGAGGCCCACCAGCTGGTAGCAGTGGAGGCACTGATCCACGCAGCTGACAAGGCCAAGCGCGCCTCCTTCATCACGGCCAATGGTGTCAACCTGCTCAAGGAGATCTACAAGCACAGCGAGAGGGACAGTATCCGCATTCGTGCACTCGTG GGGCTCTGCAAGCTGGGATCTGCTGGTGGCACAGACTTCAGCATGAAGCAGTTTGCCGAGGGATCCACCATGAAGCTGGCCAAGCAGTGTCGCAA GTGGCTCTGCAATGAGGCCATCGATGCGGGCACACGGCGCTGGGCTGTAGAGGGCCTGGCCTACCTCACCTTCGATGCAGATGTCAAGGAGGAGTTTGTGGAGGACAAGGCAGCGATGCAGGCCATGTTCCACCTGGCCAAG TCAGAGGACAGGAGTGTGCTCTATGCTGTTGCCTCCACACTGGTGAACTGCACCAACAGCTACGACCATGAGGAGCCAGACCCGCAGATGCTGGAACTGGCCAAGTATGCCaagcagcacatcccagagcagcacccCAAG GACAAGCCCGAGTTTGTGAAGCGGCGGGTGCGGAAGTTGCTGACAGCTGGCGTGGTGTCAGCTCTGGCCTGCATGGTGAAGAGCGAGAACCCGGCGCTCACCAGCTCCTGTCGGGAGCTGATCTCCAG AGTGTTCCTGGCGCTGGTGGAGGAGGCAGAAGACCGGGGTGGTGTGGTTGCTCAGGGAGGAGGCAAG GCTCTGATTCCACTGTCCCTGGAGGGTACTGAGGTGGGGCAGACCAAGGCAGCACAGGCCCTAGCAAAGATCACCATCACCTCCAACCCAGAGATGGCATTCCCTGGGGAGCGG TCCCATGTGTTCTGTCTCCACAGATCTATGAGGTGGTGCGGCCCCTGGTCAGCCTCCTGCACCTGCAGCGTACAGGCCTGGAGAACTTTGAGGGGTTGA